From Penaeus chinensis breed Huanghai No. 1 chromosome 29, ASM1920278v2, whole genome shotgun sequence:
GCTGCTAATTACATAGGAAGAAGATGGACAGAAGCTGGTTGTTTTCTCTTTGCATCAGTTTTTGCTGTCATTGCAATTTTCACTTTGAGTAAGAACATGAGCCCATTTTTTAtaatgtaattttattatatgtattgctTTAATATATTTCAAAGAAATACTTTTGGAAATAAAAATAGCCAAGCATGTCAGAGTTCTTATGttgtttacaaatatttttacttttgatAACCAGATAGTGCACTGTGGCTTAACATCACTATCCATATCCTGAGCAAACTATTCATCACAATGAGCTTCCTGGTGGTGTACATCCAGTGTGCGGAAATCTATCCAACAACTCATAGAGCTGCTGGGACAGGATTGTCATCTCTTATTTCATCATCCTTTGGAACTACTGCTCCCTTTATTGCATTTTTGGTGAGACTGCTTAAGagcttttctgttgttttgtgaACATGTTTACCAGGACCAagaatatagtatgtataaacatataaccaTTATTTCAGTagaacatcaataataaagattGAAAATCTTTATAACATTCCATTTTCATGTACTGTatattgtgcgtgcgtgcgtgtgtgtgtgtgtgtgtgtgtgtgtgtgtgtgtgtgtgtgtgtgtgtgtgtgtgtgtgtgtgtgtgtgtgtgtgtgtgtgtgtgtgtgtgtgtgtgtgtgtgtcacaaaaaTTGTCAAGAATTGTTTTAATAATTAAATCACAGAACAACTCTTGATTAAGTAATCAGTGCCAGTCTTTCAGACAAGATATTCAGCAGCGGAAAGCAAAACCCAGATTACATAAAGGCATAAAATAATGCAAGACTAtctgatattgttttattttctagtCTGATCGTGGTCCTTGGATTCCATATGTCATCTTATTCGCCATCGGGATTCTTGGCTTCCTGTGCAGTACCCTCCTGCCAGAGACCTTAGATGCTGATCTTCCACAGTCCCTAATGGATGCCAACACCTTCCTCACATCGGAGAAATATTTCTCTTACAAGGGAAAGCGGCCATGCACAAAGAAAGTTGTTGTGAATGAGACCTCAAGGCTCAGAGGTGAAGTAAACTTGGCACATTCCGAGATTAATATTTCGAACACTAATGGTAAGGATGActgatgtatatatctgtctctttataacTATGGAGGAAGTGTCAAGGAAAATTAGTATATATCATAATAGTTACAATTAGCTGCATATTAAATGCTATATATCATTGTAATTTAGTTAGTCACTGTAgtaaaatgcaaaatatattattacaataCTTATTGGTGATATGCTGTAAGGTGACACTACAGTCATTCACCAACTTAGTAAcactaataaatgtataaaacacCTGTTATGGGGGATTCTATATTCACTCAAGAACAACCATCTTCAAGGAAATTCAGAAGATTGATCATATGTCTCTGAAGTGTGACATTTAGTTATCATAGAATATCAATTCATACTTCACCTTACATTTTTATTGCGTTAcatttcataaataataatagatgtcATGAATACTGATTCATTACATACATGTCATTTAATCTTACATGAAAAGAGAGCCATATTGGTTTAGATTTTAGCATCgtaatttatacttttatttgcaTGGAAAATTAGTACAGTTGTAGAGGTTTTATTTCAAGAGTTTGTCATGTGAAATAACTGCCATAATCTGCCAGTGCCAgtgtatcattattgtgtttagaAATTTGTATCCTATTTATAAGTAGCCTAATGAAATATATTGGCGTTATATATCAAGAAAGAGAACCAATCTTTATGCATGTTCTATACAGGATTTTAGACTTAAGTATTCACAATAAAAGTAATGCAATATACTAAAATGGTGCCAGTAGTATTTTACAAAATATTCTAAAAATAGAGATATGTAAATcagtctatatttttatatatatattcttccaagATTTTAATACTGTATCTGTACCTAAATTTTAAAACAATTCATCTTCTTTTActaattatatttaaataaatttttcatttatatgttttccTTAGTCCtgttaaataaataacaaaactaaGTAACCCTTATCATTTAGATGCACTTTTAGCAAGAATAAGCTTGATCAAAAAGAAGCTAAATAGTTTTGATACCAAGCCatgtatttacatttaatttttggtataatttttgtatatttttctcctttgatgcaaatgacaaagataaaaataaatctcTCTAAATTGAGAACTACAATGCTATTACTCCCCTGATTTCACAATGCTATTGCTCTAAACTATTATGTATTTCTTAATGACAACAGATATGTATAAATCACATACtaaatacagatgtgtatatgcgcgcgcacacacacacacacacacacacacacacacacacacacacacacacacacacacacacacacacacacacacacacacacacacacacacactctctctctctctctctctctctctctctctctctctctctctctctctctctctctctctctctctctctctctctcacactcacactcacactcacactcacactcacactcacacactcacacactcacactctcacactctcacactctcactctctcacactcacactcacactcacactcacactcacacaccctcaccctcaccctctctctctctatatataaacatacacacagatgtcaAGATCAAAATACactctcaaacacatacatacagacatacatatatacaaacatatatatatatatatatatatatatatatatataaatatatatatatatatatataaatatatatatatatatatatatatatatatatatatatatataaatatatatatatatatatatatatatatatatatatatatatatatatatatattatatacagtaggGTTTGATTAAAATATTTCCCCCCCTATACAATACAAATAGAAATACTTTTCCTCTTTTGATTAAAAATGGaagtacaaatacaaatacttcTGGAATTATGTAAAATTAGATACAAATACAATAACTGACAAAGCAATGATGAGTTGACAATTCAACCCCCCTAGACTGCCGATAAAGAAACTGTCATACTCAATGGGCATCGCCTAAAATGGGAAAGCCAGACAGGAGTGAAACATGTTTTCAACAGGGTTAGAATGCAGTCCATTggtttagttctctctctctctccctctgttattgacttgaaatacaaatatgattatgaaatattttctcttttggatgccaaaatacaaatacaaatacaaatatttcaaAAGTGTATTTAAATACAattcaaacaaaaatacaattgtATTGCTCTGCCCCTGAAAACAGACATCTACACACATGAAAGATATCTCATAGACTGAATTAGAcactatacaaacatacatgcatgataAACATTTAATTCAAATATCAGGCAGGAGTCACATAATGTCACTGGTATTTTtttgacaataaataaaaaaaaacaaaaaaacaaagacataaaatagtaatgacatcTTCTGTAGTATTCTATCAATGAGgtaaataaaatatcaaatacCAGATATAACTTACTTTTTTAAAAGCTGCTAATCCACATAAGGGATAGCAGAAATTTATATTCAGGTACAGATACACAATATCTAACAGCCCCTTGGGATTTGCAGAAAGTTATTCTTGATACAAGAACATTCCAAGACTAGGGATATGGCCACTAATATCAATCCTGTACTGTTCGAAGATAATAATCTCACAGCCATTAACTGGGACCAGACCCCATTGTGTGCACCATATTCATGCTGTTATTTAAATACATTAACAGGAAAATCTGAtgacaccacaaaaaaaaagaaaaggctgtCAATTCCTAGGCTAAATGTGCAGATAAAAAACATGAGGTAAAAGCACAAAATCATTTGTAAGAAGGAGATGGATAAGTTCAAAATGTTATGATGGTGAATCTTCACATCATCctcttacatacatattttcactgTACATATTACTTATGGCGCAAGCTCCTCTGGCAGGAATAATTCTGGGAGTGATAAAGCATCTAACTTGTCTTCAATCCACCTTACTCTTCTGGATTTCATCTGGAAAAAATCATACATGTAATGTACACATgcaatatatgtaaagtatatgtgtatacatacctgaATAATTCCTTTTACCTTCACTGGTTTCACACTTAGGAAATATCCGAATCCATAAACTAGCAATACAAACTGAAGTATATTGTGTAATCATGCATTTAATGGTACCAAGAATCTTTATTCACAGATTTCTATCTGTTAACCACTTGTTTAAGGGACTGTCTCAAAGTTGCTGCACTTAAGTCTAATCTTATAGatttacaaaagagaaaaaaaaattataagactaCAGCTTCTGATGCTGCACTTTGGGGGATTTTTCCATATAACCCTCCTTGTGGGAATGCTCATTTTATGCtcatataaaaaaggaataagcTTACCAAGTCTGCTTCTTCATCAAAGGACCCTTTCTTGAACTTGATGCCATTCTCTGCTACTTCTATCTTGTAATGCTGGCACACTTCAACTAGGTCCTTGGGGTGCGCAAACATCAAAGTTTTGGTGAGGTCTTCCTTATCATATGCAAGCATTTTGTTACTGTAGGCATGACTCATCACCTTCAGTGCTTTTCTGTTGATTAGGAAATGGCATTAAAGATTCACAAGAATATCCCTGACAGAAATGTTGAGTGGAATCAGATAACAATATAGATAGCAAATATGGTGATATTTTCTTGGATTCACATTACAGGTTTGGAGACATTTCAGTTCACTGGAACTGGTTATGTGACCAATGAAAAGTAGTTAGATATACAAACTATTCATTAGCTTATATTAAACACTCACCTTTGAACTGCTGTCAAATGTGGATGAAAGGCACATATGAATATCGGAGGTAAGTGTGCTGCTAGCCGAAGAACTCGAACATAGTTGCCAATGAACCAGGACAAGTTCATTTGCAGAACCAACATAACTAGCTCTGATGacctaaaatatataataaagaaaagaagctcTTTCTATACTTTGTTCTCCAAAAGTGTATATCTTACTCCTTACacttcatacatttttttcaattCAAACAGATGAGACATTCATATCACAATATTATGACAAAATGAAACATCTGTTAAAAAATTACTAAACAATATAGTAACCGGCACATCCATAacagttttataaaaaaaaaaaaactatgctaaCAAACTaatgttttgagaaaaaaaaggtcCCACACTTaaattaaaagaggaaaaaaagaattcTTGGTAGAGTAATCTTACCTAGTATACTCAGGAAGCTCAAGTGAATGCTGAAGAGCCTTTGTATCTCCAAAATGAACTAACATGTACAACCCCTCAGCTTCTATTCTTGCATTCTTATATACGGAAGATATTTCTTCTTTGGGATCTCTCTGCAGGTCAAGATCCTTGTACATATTTATCAAGATTGTGAGCGTTTTGATCAACTGGGTTTTGTTTAAATATGGGTCAAAGTCTGACAAATCATGTTCACAGGTCCTGCacatacaaaagagagaaaaacagatatcaTATAAATGCACAACTCATGATGACTTTAGTAGCAAAtagaatatatttgaaaaaaaaaatatatatatatatatatataaataaataaaaataaactccaTGCCTTAAATACTATCAATAAAAAATACACGAAAGAATAAAGCTTGCAAACCACAGGAAAAATAATCTACACTCACCTGTAGTGTGCATACATGAAAAATCTAACAGCAGCCTGATGGATCCGAACTGCCTGAAAATTGCAGAGGCTCTGCATACACATGTCCTGCTGTATCGCCTGCAGACGATCGCTTATAAACTGATAAACTTTGGCCCAGCGGACATCAGTATGATTACAAGCactgtataaaagaaaatattaaggaTTTAAAAGAAAGTGGAAGATCTCTTGCCAGTATCACTGGTGGTGCTATTAGCTTCAacaatgttgctattattgctattatatcacTTACCATCCAAATAAAGTAAAACTCTATTATCTATCATTTCATTCATAATATACAAGTTACATCTCATTGTCTTTTATCTATCACTGAAAGTATTTCCACATCTTACCATGCTACATATACCTCTTACATAATTtcagaataagaattaaaataaagattTAGGGCAAAATAAATCTCATTTCTTTGGCATACATATCTAATGAAAAGAGTACAAAATATTTGCAAAATGTGACTGATTTTTCAAAGCTAAATATCTCTTTCTATGGCAGAAAGTCACAGAATATCAACTGGAtttgaaaagagagacagaaagaggggaaacaataaagataaagagacaggctTACTTTGAAAGCAAATATCTTAGTGTCTTCACGAGCACAGGCTGCGGTCTGATGTCTGAGGCTTTGGTCTCATGTCCTGCTGCTGATCTTGAATATTCCTTGACCATGAACCTTGCCTGCGCGACATTCGTTCTTTGGCCATTCTCCCCGACTGCCATCTCCAACGGATGGATTAACCTTTCTCTCTGTCGTCTGTtgcgaagaaaaacaaagaataagaaaaaaataaaatcaatcttTACCAAAGTcttgaaacatttatatatatttctttcaaagtatatgcataaaataaCAAGCAGAAGACAAAACAAAGATATACATGAATGGCATAATTTTCCTTTGATGACTCATTCAACATCCATAAGGACAACTTACAGCCGCATCTCTGCATTGGGGCACATTCCCATGCACTTGCCTACGAGGTACTCAGAACCATTTTCTCTGGGGCTATTCATTTTCTGTAAAGAGATTTCTACATGAAGTGAGATGTGACACTTGGATTTGTATACAACCCcattttactttaaaaaatatatatacataacaaaaaatTGAAAGgcaaaaatataaatgcacatatgaaCGTATAAGGTGTGTTACTTATGGATACCATAATTCGGACATAATGCAAGATCTGTTACAACTTTTGCAGCTCGGAGATGAAACAAAGGATTCAGCCTCCACCCATGCCTCTTTCCATAGCAAATTGGCTTTCAAAATGAAGATTCTTTGGATtttcataaattttttttttttactatgttagttttctattatctttttactgcattttatatcattctctaatcaaatattaaaaaaactttTTACAAGGCaacttaaaatataaaacaaagtgCATTTCTAGAAAGCACAATACTAACATTTTGTCTGTCAATCTTATGGTTAATAACTGTCTACCTGTGAATTCATGTGTACAAATCAATAAAAACCTATGAAACCCaaatataacatgaataaaaaatgagtaAGTAAGTCTAATATCTGAAGGTATTTAATTTTCAATCAGAATAACAATTCATGAAAAGCACTAAAGTCAGTCATGAGGAAAGGAATATATTCATAGGTCATGCTTAGAATTTGTTCCATTGCTGTGTTTTTCAATATGGTATGCAATTTGTGAAAGTCATTATTGCCTGTTTTGAAATTATTATGTAAGGATTttatcaaaaacaaacaacatgAAATTTAATTAAGAATATCACTAAAGCCTAACATGGCAATTCCACTTATGTAATTGCTGtctttttattacttatatttgtttataggaAAAAATGTAAGATTATATCatttcatatactgtatgtattatgaaaaattcatatatataatatttgttgatAGATGACATAACCAAATAAATCAATTACTCTTTGATAGTCAGTGTTTATTATGGCCTCCATCTACTGACTATCACTGTTTTACAATACATTGCAATTCCAATTATTAGTGTAAAATAGCTTTCCATCCATGAAAGTTGATGTAGGACCCATGGGAGCGTTATATCACAACACGTAAAAGAAGCTGATAATCCACTGGTGTAAAtctatttttatgatgataaagaagagagtaaaaataaGATAGGAAATGATTGttaagaaaataagatgaaaaaggctggGAACAGCTTCTGTATTTTCAAATATTCAAGTCTTGTGTCCTTCTGAAATACTTTGTGAGATTACTGAGTGTTTCGTAAACTAAAAAATAGGTCATATTCTGATATTCTGCATAACACAGAATCAAGGTTTGAGAATAATATGACCAAAAACACCCTACATCAGATGATACAACAAGACTTTCACTTATTAGAAAACACAATATCAAAATATACAGACACTcagaaataaaagaaccaaattCAACAGCAGCAGCtctatatgtacaaaaaaaaaagaaaaaaaagaaactgcaaTTGTAGAAGTATAATTATTTGCAATAAAACAAGCCTTAGATTCCATAAATACCTTCATAAATAAGAACAAACTACAAAATCCAGCAATGTCAACAGATTCAAGCAAACAAAACAGTAAGCTGCAAACAAATAATGCACGAGATTCAGTCTTTGCTTCATTTGCTAAAGTTCCAAAAACAACACGTCAAAAGACAATGGATCCCATCAcataaaaatagaaagggaaaagaaacagcAGACAAAGCAGCCGAAAATGCTCATGAAATAAAAGATCTCATAACCATAATTCAAAgtttaacaaacacaaaaaaaggaaataaaactgcccccccccccctagaaaaGTGGTTAGCCAGATTAAatggaataataaataaaaaagtatattatgACATTAAAGACAACAAACAACTATGGAAGAAAAagacatacatgcaagcataacCCAATTAAAAAGATAcaacattggaaaaaaaaaataataattaagaaatcgTTTAATGATACAAATCCCTCTGATGACTTTATTAACCCATCTTCATCAGTAGTTGAAGTGTctgctgttgttttcttttcagaAATTTAATTGCGCacggatggctccacaagtgctcggCTGCCAAGGAGTTAATTAGCAAGCCTACATGTCGTCAgctgatttctcctttccttgcacTTCGGCGtcagtatttatttcttttactattaatactgatgttgatattactgttgttgacattatgattatcgtaaCATTCTTGAAAGCCacaagaaattaaaaacaaatctttctaaaataacagaaaatgctGAACAAACGGGTCGGTCTAGTTTTAGACTCTTCgttgattaagcacttgtggagccatctctgtgtataggaaataaataaataaacattcccAATAAACAACGGCAGGGTTAATTACAGATGCAGATAAACTATCCATAAATTAGTATTAAATTTTGAGATACATGGATATTCCCACAAAGATcaaaacagacagatacaacTGAACAACTACGCAAAACTGTGGGAAATTATCCAGGGCAGAATGGACTGCAATATAAacgtaaatagaaagaaaaagaaaaagaaaaatatattactcTTATTAACTGCATGTTCCGAGAGGAATTGTTAGTCGCATCAGTGAATCTTCAACCAAGTGTAACTCACAAAgttcctttaatttttttgtttttattcttagagGGTTTAGACTGCAACTTACATATATTTAACTCGGTGCTCAGGTACGAGTGCTGTTGGCACACTTGCTACAGTTTGTAAACAATCCTTCGTACCCTGATCACGTGGCGCGAGATTCAAATGCTGgggggccgtgtgtgtgtgtgtgtgtgtgtgtgtgtgtgtgtgtgtgtgtgtgtgtgtgtgtgtgtgtgtgtgtgtgtgtgtgtgtgtgtgtgcgtttgtgtgtgtgtgtgtgtgtgtgtgtgtgtgtgtgtgtgtgtgtgtgtgtgtgtgtgtgtgtgtgtgtgtgtgtgcgtgtgtgcgtttgtgtgtgtgtgtgtgtgtgtgtgtgtgtgtgtgtgtgtgtgtgtgtgtgtgtgtgtgtgtgtgtgtgtgtgtgtgtgtgtgtgtatatatgtatacatttatgagcatgtatatgtatacatttatgagcatgtatatgtatacaagtatatatattatatacagatatatatgtatatatacacacacacacacatatatatatatatatatatatatgtatctatatacacatataaataaacacacacacacacacacacacacacacacacacacacacacacatatatatatatatatatatatatatatatatatatatatatatatatgtatctatatacacatataaataaacacacacacacacacacatacacacacacacacacacacatatatatatatatatatatatatatatatacacacacatatatatatatatatatatatatatatatatacacacatatatatacatatatatatatatatatatattgtctatacatatccagtctatctatcttaatatatctctatagatagatgtaggtagatagataggtaaacaaatagaaagattctgtttatctgttaatctctctctctttctctctctctctctctctctctctctctctctctctctctctatatatatatatatatatatatatatacacacacacacatatatatagatagatagaccgatagatagataaaaagaacctgtctatctatctcaatatcagtctccctccactctcaccttctttttctgaaattctctcctctctcacttgaCCCAGCAAACCCAGGCCCCTAAACCCGCACCATTCTTCTTATCACcatattcttcccccccccccccctcccgtagaTCATGAGTGTTCCTCTTGGCTCCAGAATTTGCGAACGTTCA
This genomic window contains:
- the LOC125040646 gene encoding SAC3 domain-containing protein 1-like is translated as MNSPRENGSEYLVGKCMGMCPNAEMRLRQRERLIHPLEMAVGENGQRTNVAQARFMVKEYSRSAAGHETKASDIRPQPVLVKTLRYLLSNACNHTDVRWAKVYQFISDRLQAIQQDMCMQSLCNFQAVRIHQAAVRFFMYAHYRTCEHDLSDFDPYLNKTQLIKTLTILINMYKDLDLQRDPKEEISSVYKNARIEAEGLYMLVHFGDTKALQHSLELPEYTRSSELVMLVLQMNLSWFIGNYVRVLRLAAHLPPIFICAFHPHLTAVQRKALKVMSHAYSNKMLAYDKEDLTKTLMFAHPKDLVEVCQHYKIEVAENGIKFKKGSFDEEADLMKSRRVRWIEDKLDALSLPELFLPEELAP